In Vicinamibacterales bacterium, a genomic segment contains:
- the cysQ gene encoding 3'(2'),5'-bisphosphate nucleotidase CysQ — MVAAGPSVPSALLPAIVALAEEAGRVIEAGRAAGPIAAEAKADGSPVTKPDRESHAVIAAGLASLTPGVPVVSEEGRIAAEGERAGWTRFWLVDPLDGTKEFVAGRPEYTVNIALLEDGVPVLGVVHVPRDGTTYAAAAGAGSWRYRPGQPAARLFASPPPAGAGLRVAESRSHGSPELDDLLAAYPVRERITIGSSLKFCLVAEGTADCYIRLGPTMEWDVAAGDAVFRWAVPDGAPPHASPLVYNKPDLRNGAFTIGFLPPPPAVVWLTGLSGSGKSTIAAPLVDTLRARGARVEWLDGDAIREVFPSTGFTRPDRDAHIRRVGYMASRLEAHGVTVVATLVSPYRDSRQFVRGLCARFVEVHVATDVAECERRDPKGLYRRARAGQIANFTGLDDPYEAPEAPEVTIDTAALAPAAAAARILAHLERQPAAASRP, encoded by the coding sequence ATGGTAGCCGCCGGTCCGTCCGTGCCGTCGGCGCTGCTGCCGGCCATCGTCGCCCTGGCCGAGGAGGCTGGCCGGGTCATCGAGGCCGGGCGGGCGGCCGGGCCGATCGCGGCCGAGGCGAAGGCGGACGGGTCTCCGGTGACGAAACCGGATCGCGAGTCGCACGCCGTCATCGCGGCAGGGCTCGCGTCGCTCACGCCCGGCGTTCCGGTGGTGAGCGAGGAGGGGCGCATCGCCGCGGAGGGGGAGCGCGCGGGCTGGACGCGGTTCTGGCTCGTCGATCCCCTCGACGGCACCAAGGAGTTCGTGGCGGGCCGTCCCGAGTACACCGTGAACATCGCGCTCCTCGAGGACGGCGTGCCCGTCCTTGGCGTGGTGCACGTCCCGCGCGACGGCACGACCTACGCCGCCGCCGCTGGCGCCGGGAGCTGGCGGTACCGGCCCGGGCAACCGGCCGCGCGGCTGTTCGCGAGCCCGCCTCCGGCCGGGGCCGGGTTGCGCGTGGCCGAGAGCCGCTCGCACGGCTCTCCCGAACTCGACGATCTCCTCGCCGCCTACCCAGTCCGCGAGCGCATCACGATTGGCAGCTCCCTGAAGTTCTGCCTCGTGGCGGAGGGAACGGCCGACTGCTACATCCGCCTCGGCCCCACCATGGAGTGGGACGTGGCCGCCGGGGACGCCGTGTTCCGCTGGGCCGTGCCCGACGGCGCACCGCCGCACGCCTCGCCCCTCGTCTACAACAAGCCGGACCTCCGGAACGGCGCCTTCACCATCGGCTTCCTCCCGCCGCCGCCCGCGGTCGTGTGGCTCACCGGCCTCTCCGGGTCGGGCAAGAGCACGATCGCGGCCCCGCTCGTGGACACGCTCCGCGCGCGCGGCGCCCGCGTGGAATGGCTGGACGGCGACGCCATCCGCGAGGTGTTTCCGTCCACGGGGTTCACGCGGCCGGATCGCGACGCGCACATCAGGCGCGTCGGGTACATGGCGAGCCGCCTCGAGGCCCACGGCGTGACGGTGGTGGCCACGCTCGTGTCGCCCTATCGCGACTCGCGGCAGTTCGTCCGCGGCCTCTGCGCCCGGTTCGTGGAGGTCCACGTCGCCACGGACGTCGCGGAGTGCGAGCGGCGCGACCCGAAGGGCCTCTACCGGCGGGCGCGGGCGGGCCAGATCGCCAATTTCACGGGCCTCGACGATCCGTACGAGGCGCCCGAGGCGCCCGAGGTCACCATCGACACCGCGGCGCTGGCGCCCGCCGCCGCCGCCGCGCGGATCCTCGCGCACCTCGAGCGCCAGCCCGCGGCGGCTTCACGCCCCTGA
- a CDS encoding GTP-binding protein: MPIVVVGHVDHGKSTIVGRILADSGSLPDGKLEQVRELCARTSKPFEYAFLLDALKDERAQGITIDSARVFFKSAARHYVIIDAPGHVEFLKNMITGAARAEAALLVVDAREGVQENSRRHATMLSMLGIRHVAVLVNKMDLVGWSHEAFDAIVAEMTAFLARVDVAAAAFVPVSGREGVNLVTRGADTPWYGGPTVLEVLDGFAEPAAPTALAFRMPVQDVYRFTKFGDDRRIVAGTVDTGTLRPGEHVVFYPSGKRTRVRAIEAFNRPPRERAEAGEAVGFTLEEQVYAVRGELAALAADPPPLVSTRMRVSLFWLGRSPLVEQKDYVLRLGTARVPMRVERIEQVLDASDLAGGARARVERNEIAECVLKLKRAIAFDLRADLPQTGRFVIIDGYEIQGGGIVRESLPDREDWARSKVLLRNQKWESSLVAPERRAQRFSQRPTLLFVTGDRDIDRKGLAKELEAHLFAAGRNVYFVGMANMLYGVDADIDRTSTNRAEHFRRLGELAHLMLDAGVLLIVSAAELTQDDLEIVKVSVPAERIATIWLGPSVTTDIACDLLVTPSAEQNAIDVVETMLQDRGVIFRPW; encoded by the coding sequence ATGCCAATCGTGGTCGTGGGCCACGTCGACCACGGCAAGAGCACCATCGTCGGCCGCATCCTCGCGGACTCCGGTTCCCTTCCAGACGGCAAGCTCGAACAGGTGCGGGAGCTGTGCGCCCGCACCTCCAAGCCGTTCGAGTACGCCTTCCTGCTCGACGCGCTGAAGGACGAGCGCGCGCAGGGCATCACGATCGACTCGGCGCGCGTCTTCTTCAAGAGCGCGGCCCGGCACTACGTCATCATCGACGCGCCGGGGCACGTCGAGTTCCTGAAGAACATGATCACGGGCGCCGCGCGCGCCGAGGCGGCGCTGCTCGTCGTGGACGCGCGGGAAGGCGTGCAGGAGAACTCGCGTCGCCACGCCACGATGCTCTCGATGCTCGGCATCCGCCACGTGGCCGTGCTCGTCAACAAGATGGACCTCGTGGGCTGGTCGCACGAGGCGTTCGACGCGATCGTCGCCGAGATGACGGCGTTCCTGGCGCGCGTGGACGTCGCGGCGGCGGCCTTCGTGCCGGTGTCGGGCCGCGAGGGCGTCAACCTGGTGACCCGCGGCGCCGACACGCCCTGGTACGGGGGCCCGACGGTGCTGGAGGTGCTGGACGGCTTCGCCGAGCCCGCCGCGCCCACGGCGCTCGCGTTCCGGATGCCCGTGCAGGACGTCTACCGCTTCACCAAGTTCGGCGACGACCGGCGGATCGTCGCCGGCACGGTGGATACCGGCACCCTCCGTCCCGGCGAGCACGTGGTGTTCTACCCGTCGGGCAAGCGGACGCGCGTCCGGGCGATCGAGGCCTTCAACCGACCGCCGCGCGAGCGCGCCGAAGCCGGCGAGGCCGTCGGGTTCACGTTGGAGGAGCAGGTCTACGCGGTGCGCGGGGAACTGGCCGCCCTGGCCGCCGACCCGCCGCCGCTCGTGTCGACGCGGATGCGCGTGAGCCTGTTCTGGCTCGGACGTTCGCCGCTCGTGGAGCAGAAGGATTACGTCCTGCGCCTGGGCACGGCGCGCGTGCCGATGCGCGTCGAGCGCATCGAGCAGGTGCTCGACGCGTCGGACCTGGCCGGCGGCGCCCGCGCGCGCGTCGAGCGCAACGAGATCGCCGAGTGCGTGCTGAAGCTGAAGCGCGCGATCGCCTTCGACCTGCGCGCCGACCTGCCGCAGACCGGCCGCTTCGTCATCATCGACGGCTACGAGATCCAGGGCGGCGGCATCGTCCGCGAGTCGCTGCCGGACCGCGAGGACTGGGCGCGCAGCAAGGTGCTCCTGCGCAACCAGAAATGGGAGAGCAGCCTCGTCGCGCCCGAGCGCCGCGCCCAGCGCTTCAGCCAGCGGCCGACGCTCCTGTTCGTGACCGGCGATCGGGACATCGACAGGAAGGGCCTCGCCAAGGAGCTCGAAGCGCACCTCTTCGCCGCCGGGCGGAACGTCTACTTCGTGGGCATGGCCAACATGCTCTACGGCGTGGACGCCGACATCGACCGCACGTCCACGAACCGCGCCGAGCACTTCCGGCGCCTCGGCGAGCTGGCGCACCTGATGCTCGACGCCGGCGTGCTGCTCATCGTGAGCGCCGCCGAGCTGACGCAGGACGACCTGGAGATCGTGAAGGTCAGCGTGCCGGCCGAGCGGATCGCCACCATCTGGCTCGGGCCGTCGGTCACGACCGACATCGCCTGCGACCTCCTGGTGACGCCCTCAGCCGAGCAGAACGCCATCGACGTCGTCGAGACGATGCTGCAGGACCGCGGGGTGATCTTCCGGCCATGGTAG
- the cysD gene encoding sulfate adenylyltransferase subunit CysD, whose translation MTHLDELEHRSVHILREAYASFKHLCMLWSIGKDSTVLLWLARKAFFGHVPFPLVHIDTSFKIPEMIAYRDRLVAEWGLTMIYGQNTEALAAGRTFPGGAVDRLTCCGLLKTQALKDTLSGEGARFRFNHATRAYERDPNTEAYTGVIVGARADEEGSRSKERYFSPRTKHNAWDVAEQPPEFWNQYKTDFAPGTHVRIHPLLDWTELNVWEYIEAEQIPVVSLYFDQGTGTRYRSLGCAPCTAPIASTARTVADIVAELRTGQLKNIAERSGRAQDAADGGLESLRRDGYM comes from the coding sequence ATGACGCACCTGGACGAGCTGGAACATCGAAGCGTGCACATCCTGCGGGAGGCCTATGCGAGCTTCAAGCACCTGTGCATGCTCTGGTCGATCGGCAAGGACAGCACGGTGCTCCTGTGGCTGGCGCGCAAGGCGTTCTTCGGGCACGTGCCGTTCCCGCTGGTTCACATCGACACGTCGTTCAAGATCCCCGAGATGATCGCGTATCGCGACCGCCTGGTGGCCGAGTGGGGGCTCACCATGATCTACGGCCAGAACACCGAGGCGCTGGCCGCGGGCCGGACGTTCCCGGGCGGCGCGGTCGATCGGCTGACGTGCTGCGGACTCCTGAAGACGCAGGCGCTGAAGGACACGCTGAGCGGGGAAGGCGCGCGGTTCCGGTTCAACCACGCCACCCGCGCCTACGAGCGCGATCCCAACACCGAGGCCTACACGGGCGTCATCGTCGGCGCGCGCGCCGACGAGGAGGGCAGCCGGTCCAAGGAGCGCTACTTCTCGCCGCGCACGAAGCACAACGCCTGGGACGTCGCCGAGCAGCCGCCCGAATTCTGGAACCAGTACAAGACGGACTTCGCGCCGGGGACGCACGTGCGGATCCACCCGCTGCTCGACTGGACGGAACTGAACGTGTGGGAGTACATCGAGGCCGAGCAGATCCCGGTGGTCTCGCTCTACTTCGATCAGGGCACGGGCACGCGCTACCGGTCGCTCGGCTGCGCGCCGTGCACCGCGCCGATTGCGTCCACGGCCCGCACCGTGGCCGACATCGTGGCCGAGCTCCGCACCGGACAGTTGAAGAACATCGCCGAGCGCTCGGGCCGGGCCCAGGATGCGGCCGACGGCGGCCTCGAGTCCCTGCGGCGCGACGGCTACATGTAG